The Candidatus Omnitrophota bacterium nucleotide sequence GGTGTTCCTCCTTTCATGTTTAAGCTTCAAGGCTATTCTTGAAAGCTTTTACTTCTAACAATGAAAGGATACACCCTTTTTTATTGGTATTTCAAGCTGAATTTACAGAGAACATTATACGTTACCTACGCGAAGGTCGGGCGCGCCGCGGGACGCGCACGCATATCCCAAGCCGTCCTCCGGCCGCGGCTGTCTGAACGCGGAAAAGACTCCTTAAAAAACCCGAATTCTTTTAAAAAAACACGTAACAATGTATTACGTACCTTTTTGGCCGCGTGTTACAACCTTGATAAAACTAAATAAACACAAAGATACTATAAAAACCCACGATAATATCATAAACAGCCAACCGCTCCAGCGCATCCGCCGCATCCTCCTCAATAATAACTTTTCATCTTCCGTTTTCTCCAGGCTGTTTTAACCAGCATGCAAAGAACGAAAAACAGTCCGGCAAGCGCAAGACGCGTACCGATGATATAGGGCTTGACGGTGCTATCAATATCTCTCATCATGATAAAAGGCAGGCCGTCTTGGGCAAACCAAAAAACAAGTATCAAAAAAAGAAAAGAAGGCGTTATGTATTTGATAATAAACTTATACGGTGCCGGAATGCGCATCATAGAACCGTGATGCATTTCATCCCAGGCCTTATCAATACCGAAAACCCAGGCAAAAAGTAATACCTCAATAGTAGCAAACAGGACAAGGCAAAAAGTGCCTGCCCAAAAATCAAGCTCATCCACCACGCCTTTGCCCAGTAAAAATATTGCCGCGTGGCAGAAAACAAAAGTAGCTGCTCCAAATATCAAAACCGCTTTAGCCCTTGACATGTTAAATTCGTCTTCCAAAAAAGCTATAGCCGGCTGGGCAAGGGATACAGATGATGTTATGCCGGCCAAAAAAAGCATTGCAAACCATAAAAAACCGAACACGGCAGACATCGGTATATGTTGTAATATCACCGGCATAGTCACAAAGCTCAAGTCAAAGGCGCCCTGCCTGGACACATCAATAATACCCGCCGGCCCGAAAAAAGCAAACGCGGCCGGTATGATTATAGACCCGCCAAGAACAACCTCAATAAGGGTATTGGTACCTGCGGCCGACAGGCCTGACAAGATAACATCATCGGCTTTTTTGAGATAGCTGGCATAAGTCAATATCACCCCGATACCGACGCTTAAGGTAAAAAATATCTGGCCGGCGGCCGCCAGCCACACCTTAGCGTGTTTTAACGCTGAAAGATCCGGGTTCCATAAAAAACCCAGTCCG carries:
- a CDS encoding sodium-dependent transporter, translated to MKKRQQWGSKLGIIFAVAGSAVGLGNFLRFPVQAAQNGGGAFMIPYFLSFFLLGIPLMWIEWTIGRYGGGFEHSTAPGAFHSMWQKNRFIKYFGVIGIFGPMVIFVYYLYIESWCFAYSVFSMTGAYNGIRTQSGMTDFLRGFQGLTQGGHFRGIYTAYCFFLATFALNMAVITRGIKVGIERLCKIAMPVLIIFAFVIMVRVFMLGAPNPLLPSWNSLNGLGFLWNPDLSALKHAKVWLAAAGQIFFTLSVGIGVILTYASYLKKADDVILSGLSAAGTNTLIEVVLGGSIIIPAAFAFFGPAGIIDVSRQGAFDLSFVTMPVILQHIPMSAVFGFLWFAMLFLAGITSSVSLAQPAIAFLEDEFNMSRAKAVLIFGAATFVFCHAAIFLLGKGVVDELDFWAGTFCLVLFATIEVLLFAWVFGIDKAWDEMHHGSMMRIPAPYKFIIKYITPSFLFLILVFWFAQDGLPFIMMRDIDSTVKPYIIGTRLALAGLFFVLCMLVKTAWRKRKMKSYY